The following are from one region of the Nicotiana tabacum cultivar K326 chromosome 3, ASM71507v2, whole genome shotgun sequence genome:
- the LOC107832671 gene encoding cytochrome P450 77A3, translating into MEVMDIVTLGLAILFLCVWWKYWSVTGGGKKNLPPGPPGWPLVGNLFQVILQRRPFIFIVRDLRKKYGPIFTMQMGQRTLVIITSSELIHEALVQNGPLFASRPADSPIRLIFSVGKCAINSAEYGPLWRALRRNFVTELINPTRIKQCSWIRKWAMEYHMKRLENEVSQQGFVEVMANCRLTICSILICLCFGAKISEERIKKIESILKDVMLITAPQLPDFLPVFTPLFRSQVKQAKKLRQTQLEYLVPLVRDRKAFVESNGNPKSSSSEMVSPIGAAYVDSLFSLEIPGRKLGEAEIITLVSETIGAGTDTSATALEWALLHLVMDQEIQEKLYKEIVDCVGKHGDISESDVEKMPYLGAIVKETFRRHPPSHFVLSHSVTNDTQLGGYNIPSDAYVEFYTAWVTEDPSLWKDPGEFRPERFLTGDGVDVDITGMRGVKMLPFGAGRRICPAWSLGTLHIYLMLAKMVHKFKWIPIPDNPPDPTETFAFTVVMKNPLKAIILPRSKI; encoded by the exons ATGGAGGTAATGGACATTGTAACACTAGGCTTAGCTATACTCTTTTTGTGTGTATGGTGGAAATATTGGTCAGTGACTGGAGGTGGGAAGAAAAATCTCCCACCAGGGCCACCTGGTTGGCCATTAGTAGGAAATCTTTTCCAAGTTATTCTCCAACGTCGCCCTTTCATATTTATAGTACGTGATTTACGTAAAAAATATGGCCCTATTTTCACCATGCAAATGGGACAACGTACCCTTGTTATAATCACCAGCTCTGAACTTATCCATGAAGCTCTAGTTCAGAATGGCCCTCTCTTTGCGAGTCGACCTGCAGATTCACCGATCCGCCTTATATTTAGCGTTGGAAAGTGTGCCATTAACTCGGCCGAGTACGGCCCTCTATGGCGCGCTCTCCGGCGGAATTTTGTTACTGAGTTGATAAACCCTACAAGAATCAAGCAGTGCAGTTGGATAAGGAAATGGGCTATGGAATACCACATGAAAAGGCTTGAAAATGAAGTTTCTCAACAGGGGTTTGTAGAGGTGATGGCTAATTGTAGGCTTACTATATGCAGCATTCTCATTTGCCTTTGTTTTGGTGCAAAAATTTCTGAAGAGAGAATCAAGAAAATTGAGAGCATACTCAAAGATGTTATGCTCATCACTGCTCCACAGCTTCCGGACTTCTTGCCCGTGTTCACACCATTGTTTCGCAGTCAAGTGAAACAGGCGAAGAAACTGAGACAGACACAACTAGAATACCTAGTGCCTTTG GTAAGAGACAGAAAGGCATTTGTGGAGAGCAATGGGAACCCTAAAAGCAGCAGTTCAGAAATGGTGAGTCCAATTGGTGCAGCCTATGTTGATTCATTATTTAGTCTTGAAATTCCTGGCAGGAAATTAGGAGAAGCAGAAATTATCACACTTGTTTCAGAAACAATAGGTGCAGGAACTGATACTAGTGCCACTGCACTAGAATGGGCTTTGCTTCACTTAGTGATGGACCAAGAAATCCAAGAAAAACTCTACAAAGAAATAGTTGATTGTGTTGGAAAACATGGTGATATATCAGAAAGTGATGTTGAGAAAATGCCTTATCTTGGAGCCATTGTGAAGGAGACTTTTAGAAGACATCCACCTAGCCATTTTGTCTTGTCACATTCTGTAACAAATGACACTCAATTAGGAGGTTACAATATCCCTTCTGATGCTTATGTTGAATTTTACACTGCATGGGTAACGGAGGATCCTAGTTTATGGAAAGATCCCGGCGAGTTTAGGCCGGAGAGGTTTTTGACTGGGGACGGAGTTGACGTGGACATCACGGGAATGAGGGGTGTGAAGATGCTTCCATTCGGGGCGGGTCGTCGGATCTGCCCCGCTTGGTCATTGGGTACGTTGCATATTTACCTCATGCTTGCTAAGATGGTTCATAAGTTTAAGTGGATACCCATACCAGATAACCCACCCGACCCGACAGAGACATTTGCTTTTACTGTGGTAATGAAAAATCCCCTCAAAGCAATTATTTTGCCAAGGTctaaaatttga